In Apilactobacillus bombintestini, one genomic interval encodes:
- the ribF gene encoding riboflavin biosynthesis protein RibF, whose amino-acid sequence MKIVNIHHPIDDDFRNDAKVVLAMGYFDGIHLGHQEVINRAKEIANQKHLPLAVLTYDHKPAVVYKQLSPHERRNIIMNDEKMKFMESMGVDKVFLVNYSFNFQNQTPQEFVDNYLIKFNVDTVVAGSDHTYGAKDATMDLLPKYAKNRFDVVSVDLKKFKYEKVSSTRIRRNLDDGHIKTVNELMGRPFHTVGTVVHGLARGRKLGYPTANIEHDELQWLPAIGIYVVNVHIGNDIYHGMASIGRNVTFGNSNPITVEINLLDFDNNIYGEVVGIDWLYRIRGEVKFEGVDKLIEQLKDDEDFTRMFFKNN is encoded by the coding sequence ATGAAAATAGTGAATATACATCACCCAATAGATGATGACTTTAGAAATGATGCCAAAGTGGTTTTGGCAATGGGTTACTTCGATGGTATTCATTTAGGACATCAAGAAGTAATTAATCGAGCCAAAGAAATTGCTAATCAAAAGCATTTACCATTAGCAGTGTTAACTTATGACCATAAACCAGCAGTAGTCTACAAACAACTAAGTCCACATGAACGTAGAAACATAATTATGAATGATGAAAAAATGAAGTTTATGGAATCAATGGGTGTGGATAAAGTATTTTTAGTAAATTACAGTTTTAATTTTCAAAATCAAACGCCACAAGAATTTGTAGATAATTATTTAATTAAATTTAATGTAGACACAGTAGTTGCTGGTTCTGATCATACTTACGGTGCTAAAGACGCAACTATGGACTTATTACCTAAATATGCAAAGAACAGATTTGATGTAGTGTCTGTTGACTTAAAGAAATTTAAGTATGAAAAGGTAAGTTCTACTAGAATAAGAAGAAATTTAGATGATGGTCATATAAAAACGGTTAATGAATTAATGGGTCGACCATTTCATACAGTGGGTACAGTAGTACATGGATTGGCTAGAGGTAGAAAACTAGGATATCCTACCGCAAATATTGAACATGATGAATTACAATGGTTACCAGCTATAGGAATATATGTAGTAAATGTCCACATCGGCAATGATATATATCATGGTATGGCATCCATAGGTAGAAATGTTACTTTTGGAAATAGTAATCCTATTACTGTAGAAATTAATTTATTGGATTTTGATAATAATATCTATGGAGAAGTAGTAGGAATTGATTGGCTATATCGCATCCGTGGAGAAGTTAAATTTGAGGGTGTAGATAAGCTAATTGAACAGTTAAAAGATGATGAAGATTTTACTAGAATGTTTTTTAAAAATAACTAG
- the hrcA gene encoding heat-inducible transcriptional repressor HrcA, whose translation MLTEREKMILQIIVNDYTKSGIPVGSKALSNQLPIHVSSATVRNEMAYLEQIGLITKNHSSSGRVPSIEGYRYYVDNLLNPNPIDSNDMTIIQNSLSGRFKKIDEIVQQSANILSNLTNYTALTLKPEQGAVPKLGSFKLVSLGSHQVMAILVTENGEVVNQVFHISDEINGENLDPIVRMINDKLAGKPLNEVFNKLKAEIAPEIIKYVKNPDNIVQTIGDVLNEASKNQFYIGGELNLLSFTDNNDVSYLKPIYSLLNDSDDAYKVIKSSDNSVSVKIGPELSNELLKNYSVITGSYDVGQYGKGVIAVLGPTRMPYSRVIGIVDGFRNELSKRLKDYYDKYNQ comes from the coding sequence ATGCTTACTGAAAGAGAGAAGATGATTTTGCAAATCATTGTTAATGATTATACAAAATCTGGTATTCCTGTTGGTTCTAAGGCATTATCCAATCAATTACCAATTCATGTCAGTTCTGCTACGGTTAGAAATGAGATGGCTTATTTAGAGCAAATTGGTTTGATAACTAAAAATCATTCATCATCGGGAAGGGTTCCTTCAATTGAAGGTTATCGCTATTATGTTGATAATTTATTAAATCCTAATCCCATTGATAGTAATGATATGACGATTATCCAAAATTCGTTATCTGGAAGGTTTAAGAAGATTGATGAAATTGTTCAGCAATCTGCTAATATTCTTTCTAATTTAACTAATTACACAGCTTTAACATTAAAGCCTGAACAAGGAGCAGTACCAAAATTAGGAAGCTTTAAATTAGTTTCACTAGGTAGTCATCAAGTTATGGCTATTTTGGTTACTGAAAATGGTGAAGTTGTTAATCAAGTATTTCATATATCGGATGAAATTAATGGAGAAAATCTTGATCCTATCGTAAGAATGATTAATGATAAATTAGCTGGTAAACCTCTTAATGAAGTGTTTAATAAATTGAAGGCAGAAATTGCTCCTGAAATTATTAAATATGTAAAGAATCCAGATAATATAGTTCAAACCATTGGTGATGTTTTGAATGAAGCTTCTAAGAATCAGTTCTATATCGGTGGAGAATTGAATCTATTAAGTTTTACTGATAATAATGATGTCAGTTATCTAAAACCAATATACTCATTACTAAATGATTCTGATGATGCGTATAAGGTTATAAAAAGTTCTGACAATTCAGTTTCTGTAAAAATTGGACCTGAACTTAGCAACGAACTTTTGAAGAATTATAGTGTTATTACAGGATCTTATGATGTTGGTCAATATGGTAAAGGTGTTATAGCCGTTCTAGGTCCTACTAGAATGCCATATTCCCGAGTTATTGGGATTGTAGATGGCTTCAGAAATGAGTTATCTAAGAGACTGAAAGATTATTACGATAAATACAATCAGTAA
- the grpE gene encoding nucleotide exchange factor GrpE: protein MANKKDDEKDLKKSVNESDAAKEKGADKKADKKAKKGTKKDALKDKVDELQQKVDEVSDKYLRAEAEMQNMQNRFKRERADIYKYDGQKLATSILPAIDNLQRALDVEVTDKGGSQLKQGVELVLNHFQKALSENGIEEIDALNKEFDPTLCQAVKTVPADDDHKADTVVEILQKGYKLSDRVIRPCMVVVAQ, encoded by the coding sequence TTGGCAAACAAGAAGGATGATGAAAAGGATTTAAAAAAATCCGTAAATGAAAGTGATGCAGCTAAAGAAAAAGGCGCTGACAAAAAGGCTGATAAGAAAGCTAAAAAAGGCACCAAAAAAGATGCATTAAAGGATAAGGTTGATGAACTTCAACAAAAAGTTGATGAAGTTTCAGATAAATACCTTAGAGCTGAAGCGGAAATGCAAAATATGCAAAACCGTTTCAAGCGTGAACGCGCTGACATTTACAAATATGATGGCCAAAAGTTAGCTACTAGCATTTTACCCGCTATTGATAACTTACAACGTGCATTGGATGTTGAAGTTACTGATAAGGGTGGTAGCCAATTAAAACAAGGTGTTGAACTTGTTTTAAACCATTTCCAAAAAGCATTGTCTGAAAATGGTATTGAAGAAATTGATGCTTTAAACAAGGAATTTGACCCTACTTTATGTCAAGCAGTTAAAACTGTTCCTGCTGATGATGATCATAAAGCAGATACAGTGGTTGAAATTTTACAAAAAGGCTATAAACTATCAGATCGTGTTATTAGACCATGTATGGTTGTAGTTGCACAATAA
- the dnaK gene encoding molecular chaperone DnaK codes for MASNKIIGIDLGTTNSAVAVLEGKEPKIITNPEGSRTTPSVVAFKDGEPQVGAVAKRQMITNPNTISSIKSHMGEEGYTVDVDGKKYTPQQISAMILQYIKGFAEDYLGDTVSQAVITVPAYFNDAQRQATKDAGKIAGLDVKRIINEPTAASLAYGLDKQDKDEKVLVYDLGGGTFDVSVLELGDGVFQVLSTNGDTHLGGDDFDKRVMNYLIDQFKQENGIDLSNDKMALQRLKDASEKAKKDLSGVSETEISLPFISSGENGPLHLQTTLTRAKFNELTSDLVDKTKVAFDNALKDAGLSTSDIDEVILNGGSTRIPAVQEAVKNWTGKEPNHSINPDEAVALGAAVQGGVLTGDVKDVVLLDVTPLSLGIETMGGVFTKLIDRNTTIPTSKSQVFSTAADNQPAVDIHVLQGERPMAADNKTLGQFQLTDIPAAPRGVPQIEVKFDIDKNGIVNVSAKDKGTGKEQKITIKDSNGLSDDEIKRMMDEAKKNEASDKKRKEEVDLKNEVDQLIFQTDKTLKEVDGKVSEDEIKKAKDAEDALKKAKDDNNLDDMKAKKDELSKQVQALAVKLYQQKQADGQGSDQSAQGNANNSSNGNGNDDNTVDGDFHEVHDDDKNNK; via the coding sequence ATGGCAAGTAACAAAATTATTGGAATTGATTTAGGTACTACTAACTCAGCTGTTGCTGTTCTAGAAGGTAAAGAACCTAAGATTATTACAAACCCAGAAGGTTCACGTACAACACCTTCAGTTGTTGCATTCAAAGACGGTGAACCACAAGTTGGTGCTGTTGCAAAGCGTCAAATGATTACTAACCCTAACACTATTTCATCAATTAAGAGTCACATGGGTGAAGAAGGATACACTGTTGATGTTGATGGTAAGAAGTACACACCACAACAAATTTCAGCAATGATTCTACAATACATCAAGGGCTTTGCTGAAGATTACTTAGGTGATACTGTAAGCCAAGCTGTTATTACTGTTCCTGCATACTTTAATGATGCACAAAGACAAGCTACTAAGGATGCCGGTAAGATTGCTGGTTTGGATGTAAAACGTATCATTAACGAACCAACTGCCGCATCATTAGCATATGGTCTAGACAAACAAGACAAAGATGAAAAAGTTCTTGTATATGACCTTGGTGGTGGTACTTTTGATGTTTCCGTTCTAGAATTAGGTGACGGTGTATTCCAAGTACTATCAACTAATGGTGATACTCATTTAGGTGGGGATGACTTCGATAAGCGTGTTATGAACTACCTAATTGATCAATTCAAGCAAGAAAACGGAATTGATTTATCAAATGATAAGATGGCATTACAAAGATTAAAGGATGCTTCTGAAAAGGCTAAGAAGGACTTATCAGGTGTTTCTGAAACTGAAATTAGCTTGCCATTTATCTCATCTGGTGAAAATGGTCCACTTCACTTACAAACTACTTTAACTCGTGCTAAGTTCAATGAACTAACTTCAGACTTAGTTGACAAGACTAAGGTTGCTTTTGACAATGCATTGAAGGATGCTGGATTAAGCACTTCAGACATTGATGAAGTTATCTTAAATGGTGGTTCAACTCGTATTCCAGCTGTTCAAGAAGCTGTTAAGAACTGGACTGGTAAGGAACCAAACCACTCAATCAACCCTGATGAAGCCGTTGCTTTAGGTGCCGCTGTTCAAGGTGGTGTATTGACTGGTGATGTTAAGGATGTTGTTCTACTAGATGTTACTCCACTATCATTAGGTATTGAAACTATGGGTGGTGTATTCACTAAGTTAATCGATAGAAATACAACTATTCCAACTTCTAAGTCACAAGTATTCTCAACTGCTGCTGATAACCAACCAGCCGTAGACATTCACGTACTACAAGGTGAACGTCCAATGGCAGCTGATAACAAGACTTTAGGTCAATTCCAACTAACTGACATTCCAGCTGCACCTCGTGGTGTTCCTCAAATCGAAGTTAAGTTCGATATTGATAAGAACGGTATTGTTAATGTTTCTGCTAAGGATAAAGGTACTGGTAAGGAACAAAAGATTACCATCAAGGACTCAAATGGTCTATCAGATGATGAAATCAAACGTATGATGGACGAAGCTAAGAAGAACGAAGCTTCTGACAAGAAACGTAAGGAAGAAGTTGACTTGAAGAACGAAGTTGACCAATTAATCTTCCAAACTGATAAGACATTGAAGGAAGTTGACGGTAAGGTTTCAGAAGATGAAATCAAGAAGGCTAAAGATGCAGAAGATGCATTGAAGAAGGCTAAGGACGACAACAACCTAGATGATATGAAGGCTAAGAAGGACGAATTGAGTAAACAAGTTCAAGCATTAGCTGTTAAGTTATATCAACAAAAACAAGCTGATGGCCAAGGCTCAGATCAATCAGCTCAAGGCAATGCAAACAATTCATCAAACGGTAATGGAAATGATGACAACACTGTTGATGGTGATTTCCACGAAGTTCATGATGATGACAAAAACAATAAGTAA
- the dnaJ gene encoding molecular chaperone DnaJ yields the protein MAEKDYYSILGISKDASQDDIKHAYRKMSKKYHPDINKAPGAEQKFKEINEAYEVLSDENKRRNYDQFGSADGPAGGGFGGGAGGFGGGAGGFSGFGGGGFDDIFSQFFGGGGGRAQRDPNAPQKGRDLQYQMTVNFEDAVSGKTTTIRYGRETQCDKCHGTGAKEGTQPQTCHQCNGSGYVTSVQNTPLGRMQTQHPCPTCGGTGKEIKEKCTKCGGSGHTNESHEVEVKIPAGIDDGQQMRLQGQGEAGKNGGPYGDLFIVFRVKPSKDFQRHGADLSYNQNISFTQATLGSTIKVKTVYGNVEMKVPAGTQSGTTFRLRGKGMPRLNSSSKGDELVTVNIVTPKGLNKQQKQALKAFAELSGEKDYKDGGFFDKLKDAMNGKK from the coding sequence ATGGCAGAAAAGGATTATTATTCAATTCTTGGTATCTCAAAGGATGCCAGTCAAGACGACATTAAACACGCATACCGTAAAATGTCTAAAAAGTATCATCCCGATATTAACAAAGCGCCTGGAGCAGAACAAAAGTTTAAGGAAATTAATGAAGCATACGAAGTGCTAAGTGACGAAAACAAACGTCGTAACTATGACCAATTTGGTTCTGCTGACGGTCCAGCCGGAGGCGGCTTTGGCGGCGGAGCCGGTGGCTTCGGCGGTGGAGCTGGCGGCTTCTCCGGTTTCGGAGGCGGCGGCTTCGATGATATCTTTAGTCAATTCTTCGGTGGTGGCGGAGGAAGAGCTCAAAGAGATCCTAACGCTCCACAAAAAGGTAGAGATTTACAATACCAAATGACTGTTAACTTCGAAGATGCTGTTTCTGGAAAGACAACCACCATCCGTTATGGACGTGAAACTCAATGTGATAAATGTCATGGTACAGGTGCTAAAGAAGGTACCCAACCACAAACATGTCACCAATGTAATGGTAGTGGTTACGTAACCAGTGTACAAAATACACCATTAGGCAGAATGCAAACTCAACATCCATGTCCTACTTGTGGTGGAACTGGTAAAGAAATTAAAGAAAAGTGCACTAAGTGTGGCGGAAGTGGTCATACAAACGAAAGTCATGAAGTTGAAGTTAAGATTCCTGCTGGTATTGATGATGGTCAACAAATGCGTTTACAAGGCCAAGGTGAAGCTGGTAAGAACGGTGGACCTTATGGTGACTTGTTTATTGTATTCAGAGTAAAGCCAAGCAAGGATTTCCAACGTCATGGTGCTGACTTAAGTTATAACCAAAATATTTCATTTACACAAGCTACATTGGGTAGCACTATTAAGGTTAAGACAGTATACGGAAACGTAGAAATGAAAGTTCCTGCTGGTACTCAATCTGGAACTACATTTAGATTAAGAGGTAAAGGTATGCCTCGTTTGAATAGTAGTTCTAAAGGTGACGAACTAGTTACTGTTAATATTGTTACTCCAAAGGGATTAAACAAACAACAAAAGCAAGCCTTAAAGGCATTTGCTGAATTAAGTGGTGAAAAAGACTATAAAGATGGTGGCTTCTTTGACAAATTAAAGGACGCCATGAATGGTAAAAAATAG
- the lepA gene encoding translation elongation factor 4 produces the protein MDINKMKEHQKYIRNFSIVAHIDHGKSTLADRILEMTDTVAKRDMQNQLLDDMELERERGITIKLNAVELNYHSKDGHDYEFHLIDTPGHVDFSYEVSRSLAACEGAILVVDAAQGVEAQTLANVYLAIDDDLEIVPVVNKIDLPSAEPDKVKKEVEDIIGIDAEDAVLTSAKKGIGIEELLEKIVHDVPAPQGDIEAPLKALVFDSVYDDYRGVVLSVRLHDGIVKPGDKIRLMNSGSEYEVTEVGVNSPHPVKRDYLMAGDVGYITASIKDINQTRVGDTVTNADHPAEKALPGYREMEPMVYSGLYPTDNAKFGDLRESLEKLKLNDAALEFEPESSQALGFGFRCGFLGMLHMDVVQERLEREFNLDLITTAPSVTYHVFTTDGETKDVENPSEMPDASEIKSVEEPYVKATVMVPNDYVGAVMELCQSRRGKFDTMEYVDDYRVNIVYSMPLSEIIFDFFDNLKSATRGYASLDYELGKYMPSDLVKIDILLNGEKVDALSFISHRQFAASRARVIVEKLKNIIPRQNFEIPVQAAIGAKIIARTNIKAYRKDVTAHLYGGDRTRRMKLLEKQKAGKKRMKAVGKVDIPQAAFMAVLQTDEEDTDAKR, from the coding sequence ATGGACATTAATAAAATGAAGGAGCATCAAAAATACATTCGAAACTTTTCGATTGTAGCGCATATTGATCATGGTAAGTCTACTTTAGCAGATCGTATTTTGGAAATGACAGATACAGTTGCTAAACGTGATATGCAAAATCAATTGCTTGATGACATGGAACTAGAACGTGAAAGAGGAATCACCATTAAATTGAATGCGGTAGAATTAAACTACCATTCAAAAGATGGACATGACTATGAGTTTCATTTAATTGATACGCCAGGACATGTGGATTTCTCTTATGAAGTATCAAGAAGTTTGGCCGCTTGTGAAGGGGCAATATTAGTAGTTGATGCTGCACAAGGTGTTGAAGCACAAACACTAGCTAACGTTTACCTAGCTATTGATGATGATTTGGAAATCGTTCCAGTAGTTAATAAGATTGATTTGCCATCTGCTGAACCTGATAAGGTTAAAAAAGAAGTAGAAGATATCATCGGTATTGATGCGGAAGATGCCGTACTAACTAGTGCCAAAAAAGGTATTGGTATAGAAGAACTATTAGAAAAAATAGTACATGATGTTCCTGCTCCACAAGGTGATATTGAGGCACCACTTAAAGCTTTAGTATTTGATTCTGTATATGATGATTACCGTGGGGTAGTATTGAGTGTACGTTTACATGATGGAATTGTTAAACCTGGTGACAAAATTCGCTTGATGAACAGTGGAAGCGAATATGAAGTTACTGAAGTAGGTGTAAACTCACCTCATCCTGTAAAAAGAGATTACTTAATGGCAGGAGATGTAGGATACATTACTGCAAGCATTAAGGATATTAACCAAACTCGAGTAGGTGATACAGTTACTAACGCTGATCATCCGGCTGAAAAGGCATTGCCTGGTTACCGTGAAATGGAACCTATGGTATATTCTGGTTTATATCCAACCGATAATGCTAAATTCGGTGATTTAAGAGAATCCTTGGAAAAACTTAAATTAAACGATGCTGCTCTTGAATTTGAACCAGAATCATCTCAAGCCCTAGGATTTGGTTTTAGATGTGGATTCTTAGGTATGCTTCATATGGATGTTGTTCAAGAACGATTAGAAAGAGAATTCAATCTTGATTTGATCACTACTGCACCTTCAGTTACTTATCATGTATTTACTACTGATGGAGAAACTAAGGATGTGGAAAATCCTTCTGAAATGCCTGATGCATCAGAAATTAAATCGGTAGAAGAACCATACGTTAAAGCAACTGTTATGGTACCAAATGATTATGTAGGTGCCGTAATGGAACTATGTCAATCTCGTCGTGGTAAGTTTGATACTATGGAATACGTGGATGATTATCGTGTTAACATTGTATATTCAATGCCATTATCAGAAATTATTTTCGACTTCTTCGATAATCTTAAATCCGCTACCCGTGGATATGCTTCACTAGATTATGAATTAGGTAAGTATATGCCTTCTGATTTAGTAAAGATTGATATTTTACTAAATGGTGAAAAGGTGGATGCTTTAAGTTTTATTTCTCATCGTCAATTTGCTGCTAGTCGTGCTAGAGTAATTGTTGAAAAACTAAAGAACATTATTCCACGTCAAAACTTTGAAATTCCAGTACAAGCTGCTATTGGTGCTAAGATTATTGCTAGAACTAATATTAAGGCTTACCGTAAAGATGTTACCGCGCATCTATATGGTGGTGACCGTACTAGAAGAATGAAGTTACTAGAAAAACAAAAAGCCGGTAAGAAGCGTATGAAGGCTGTAGGTAAGGTTGATATACCACAAGCAGCATTCATGGCTGTATTACAAACTGATGAAGAAGACACAGATGCTAAAAGATAA